One part of the Fibrobacter sp. genome encodes these proteins:
- a CDS encoding TIGR03915 family putative DNA repair protein, giving the protein MSICISYDSTFDGFLSAVFEIYSQHLDVESFVPDRDAGTAGDLFQQRFRVEANEDSAMRLRRAIVNYASEDVLNLLETAFLSEEAGIEMMILAFLRKLFAGDDPNYGKNPASPEMLPLYKIAGSVRHEAGGMLGMVRFSKAPGNFYVAKIEPKYDILLLMESHFTNRFADGNWVIYDAKRRYALLHEKTGKCRVVDIPDDAALINAINSDDYTRLWQDYYNSIAIKERENPKLLRRCLPVRYWKNLPERQAARF; this is encoded by the coding sequence ATGTCTATCTGCATTTCATACGATTCCACCTTCGACGGCTTCCTGAGTGCCGTTTTCGAAATCTATTCGCAGCACCTCGACGTAGAAAGTTTTGTCCCTGATCGTGATGCGGGAACTGCGGGAGACCTGTTCCAGCAGCGCTTCCGCGTGGAGGCGAACGAGGATTCCGCAATGCGCCTGCGACGCGCCATCGTGAACTATGCGAGCGAGGACGTACTGAACCTGCTTGAGACGGCGTTCCTTTCGGAGGAGGCGGGCATCGAGATGATGATTCTCGCGTTCCTGCGCAAACTGTTCGCGGGCGACGACCCGAATTACGGCAAGAATCCCGCATCGCCCGAGATGCTCCCGCTGTACAAGATTGCGGGTTCCGTGCGGCACGAGGCAGGCGGCATGCTCGGGATGGTCCGCTTCTCGAAAGCTCCGGGCAATTTCTACGTCGCGAAGATTGAACCGAAATACGATATCCTTTTGCTGATGGAATCGCATTTCACCAACCGCTTTGCGGACGGGAACTGGGTTATCTACGATGCGAAGCGCAGGTACGCGTTGCTCCACGAAAAGACCGGAAAATGCCGGGTCGTCGACATACCCGACGATGCGGCGCTGATAAATGCGATCAATTCGGATGACTATACCCGGCTGTGGCAGGACTACTACAATTCCATCGCCATCAAGGAGCGCGAGAACCCGAAACTGCTGCGCCGTTGCCTCCCGGTACGCTACTGGAAGAATTTGCCCGAGCGGCAGGCCGCGCGTTTCTAG
- a CDS encoding VWA domain-containing protein → MGASAYTLQISPSTTSGSGSIDSSGISVKTLSNVNRGDSIMIMASAAFDYLFDHWEVIEGSCKIQNTKKIATKVYDISSNCTVMPIFRLGSLYAITETPTLYNFTEHLYAKFVTSGVSGVRFFFKPITPGDYTLVISNGLTQDSLKYLRYTSLHFTSINKSQTFCGTFSETIHFNQDTDLYIIIANTTENPNNFWISIASQSYKLKFSSDGHGTVMPANGYDSAFANSKYTVYAKGDFGYRFADWQTITGSPTIDDRVAASTFVTVKGNTELKARFKPGEIYSVSTQKQTFNFKKNYYTESTQSAIRFTWTPPDTMPYIVNFGIADSIRGTYTGYNEDGSFRNSSIPQLTSGSKYFLVKGTAGTPLYWTFRENSNNIPDLSFTSWISTPAILDVNATKGGATSPSGRQYTNPGSKFTITAWPHGGYEFSSWVPTRCNLTLGDSKKSKTSVIQTDQQCSVEAQFIEDTSAIPSLTISNLDIGNYPEICAQVSATDKNSGLSFYGLGEDDLQLWQDGTAIKPQVTSITNVSGISVVIVVDESPSMEFNDRMIKAKDAIKSFINNMGTYDRTALVGFRGYGDSTIVLQSMTSNKSLLLKAVEKLTTKGNGTNIITGAYAGLRQIRNETNPTAVIIFSDGENNEGTIALETAINLSKSKKTVIHSIGVETEASYPLEDLAQQTGGIFTTTNDASELSGIYEAIRDNINSQYMVCYQAPDTLQDGETHDVVIGMRFNNIDARDTAQWSKGALPPTISLTEETWDLINNTQAANNTLTISAYIHSGIKISSADLYLRTSGTSYTSFTKYTLRNTRDSLWEYTVPANLVVAPGLDFYLVVTDSIGQTGKSPKIQTPAMEPYTIFVDNDIPDVESVSVACVDSSDIKTFSFRIKDSDGIDKAQIYVRDARAVLFQEAPLSYSVEKDVWTIAFQAPASDIPSIHYYLRATDALGATVRSPASGYMITDACEIGTTIPEDSLQDSVEYSGRDSVKYSLIADTAEMYDRDLDGRADFVRIHFKEEHDDNISSIDSIFWNSSRGQWRYATSDAIKKNPQDGKWIEAYINEPYDYGLTMADSSRKPFLSFSTPLSSELENVTLRDKVGAVPARAVLHPGEMNLGKYMDPSSNDPPDTLVIQMSEPIIGGNSENAWESLFRYSASCKDSNSEALVTSLPPTVNEDMTQWTFVLDRHILKTGFCLSTDPEADYIDLAGNALGRGGVNINGTDGVIYLTEVMPLQPVSGIGPRPNWISPDGSRWEELPDTLSAIGVRAVLPYTADIYIFDAISVFVNNFEQKFGYDGEMNDPRRDGPDGQSKLGFLYWDEHSKNGRKAGTGVYIWKIFFTFEDGHKETITVKTGIMRKQGK, encoded by the coding sequence ATACGCTCCAAATTAGTCCATCGACAACTTCTGGTTCCGGAAGCATCGATTCCTCTGGAATCAGCGTCAAAACATTAAGCAATGTCAACAGGGGCGATTCCATTATGATCATGGCAAGCGCGGCTTTTGACTATCTGTTCGACCACTGGGAAGTTATCGAAGGGTCGTGCAAAATACAAAACACAAAAAAAATCGCAACAAAGGTTTACGACATATCAAGCAACTGCACCGTCATGCCGATCTTCCGCTTGGGCTCCCTCTACGCCATCACGGAAACGCCCACCCTTTACAACTTCACAGAACACCTGTATGCAAAATTCGTTACTAGCGGAGTCTCCGGAGTCCGGTTCTTCTTCAAGCCCATTACGCCAGGCGACTATACGCTCGTCATCTCCAACGGATTGACCCAAGATTCACTAAAATACCTCCGGTACACCTCGCTCCACTTTACATCAATCAATAAGTCGCAGACTTTCTGCGGCACGTTTTCCGAAACCATACATTTCAACCAAGACACCGACCTGTACATCATCATCGCAAACACAACCGAAAACCCGAACAACTTTTGGATCAGCATTGCATCGCAATCATATAAGCTGAAGTTCAGTTCCGACGGGCACGGGACCGTCATGCCAGCAAACGGATACGATTCCGCTTTTGCCAATTCCAAATACACCGTCTATGCGAAAGGAGACTTCGGTTACCGATTTGCCGACTGGCAGACAATAACAGGTTCGCCCACCATCGACGACAGGGTAGCTGCAAGCACCTTCGTCACCGTCAAGGGCAATACCGAACTGAAGGCACGATTCAAGCCCGGCGAGATATACAGCGTGTCTACGCAAAAGCAAACTTTCAACTTCAAGAAAAATTACTACACGGAATCGACCCAATCGGCCATCCGCTTCACATGGACCCCGCCCGACACCATGCCGTACATCGTCAACTTCGGTATCGCCGATTCCATCCGAGGAACCTATACCGGATATAATGAAGACGGCTCTTTCCGGAATTCCTCAATCCCACAGCTGACAAGCGGTTCAAAATACTTCCTCGTAAAAGGAACCGCGGGCACCCCGCTCTACTGGACATTCCGGGAAAATTCCAACAACATCCCAGACTTATCCTTCACGAGCTGGATATCGACGCCCGCCATCCTGGACGTGAACGCGACAAAGGGCGGCGCCACAAGCCCGTCAGGGCGACAATATACGAATCCGGGAAGCAAATTCACCATTACGGCATGGCCCCACGGAGGTTATGAATTCAGTTCCTGGGTTCCCACCAGATGCAACCTGACCCTCGGTGACAGCAAGAAATCCAAGACTTCCGTCATCCAGACTGATCAGCAATGTTCTGTCGAGGCGCAGTTCATCGAAGACACGTCAGCCATACCGTCCCTTACCATATCGAATCTCGACATCGGGAATTATCCCGAAATCTGCGCGCAGGTTTCCGCGACCGACAAGAACTCCGGTCTTTCGTTCTACGGGCTCGGCGAGGACGATCTACAACTTTGGCAAGACGGCACCGCCATCAAACCCCAGGTCACTAGCATCACCAACGTTTCGGGAATTTCGGTCGTCATCGTCGTCGACGAGAGTCCCTCGATGGAATTCAACGACCGAATGATCAAGGCGAAGGACGCCATCAAGTCATTCATAAACAACATGGGCACCTACGACAGGACGGCCCTCGTCGGATTCCGCGGCTACGGAGACTCGACCATCGTACTCCAGTCCATGACCTCGAACAAGTCCCTGCTGCTAAAAGCCGTAGAAAAGCTCACTACCAAAGGGAACGGCACCAACATCATCACGGGCGCCTATGCAGGCCTGCGGCAAATCAGGAACGAGACCAACCCGACGGCGGTCATCATCTTCTCTGACGGGGAGAACAACGAAGGCACCATCGCACTCGAGACCGCCATCAACCTCAGCAAGTCAAAGAAAACCGTCATCCATTCCATCGGCGTCGAGACCGAGGCCTCGTACCCGCTGGAAGACCTTGCGCAACAAACCGGCGGCATATTCACAACAACAAACGACGCAAGCGAACTTTCCGGAATCTACGAGGCCATCCGCGACAACATCAACTCGCAGTACATGGTCTGCTACCAGGCGCCCGACACGCTCCAGGACGGCGAAACGCACGACGTCGTCATCGGCATGAGATTCAACAATATAGATGCGCGCGATACCGCCCAGTGGAGCAAAGGCGCCCTCCCGCCGACCATCTCCCTTACCGAAGAGACATGGGACCTGATCAACAATACGCAGGCGGCAAACAACACGCTCACCATCAGCGCCTACATCCATTCCGGAATCAAAATAAGTTCCGCCGACCTGTACCTGCGCACATCCGGCACGTCATACACGTCCTTCACGAAGTACACCCTGCGAAACACCCGCGACAGCCTCTGGGAATATACCGTCCCGGCAAACCTCGTCGTAGCGCCGGGGCTGGACTTCTACCTCGTCGTGACTGATTCTATCGGGCAAACAGGCAAGTCCCCGAAAATCCAGACACCGGCCATGGAACCCTACACCATATTCGTCGACAACGACATTCCCGACGTGGAATCAGTCTCCGTCGCCTGCGTAGATTCCTCAGACATCAAGACATTCTCGTTCCGCATAAAGGACAGCGACGGAATCGACAAGGCGCAAATCTACGTCAGGGACGCGCGAGCGGTACTCTTCCAGGAGGCGCCCCTCTCCTATTCTGTGGAAAAAGACGTCTGGACCATCGCTTTCCAGGCACCGGCAAGCGACATTCCGTCCATCCACTACTACCTGCGCGCAACCGACGCCCTGGGCGCGACAGTCCGCTCCCCGGCAAGCGGCTACATGATTACGGACGCATGCGAAATCGGCACCACCATTCCGGAGGATTCACTCCAAGACTCCGTAGAATATTCAGGACGTGATTCCGTCAAGTATTCCCTCATCGCCGATACCGCCGAAATGTACGACAGGGATCTGGACGGCAGGGCCGACTTCGTGCGCATCCATTTCAAGGAAGAACACGACGACAACATATCGAGCATCGATTCCATATTCTGGAATTCGAGCCGCGGGCAATGGCGCTACGCGACGAGCGATGCCATAAAGAAGAACCCGCAAGACGGGAAATGGATAGAAGCCTACATCAACGAGCCGTACGACTACGGTCTGACCATGGCCGATTCCTCAAGGAAGCCGTTCCTGAGTTTCTCGACACCGCTATCCAGCGAACTCGAAAACGTGACGTTGCGCGACAAGGTCGGCGCAGTCCCCGCAAGGGCGGTCCTGCATCCGGGCGAAATGAACCTCGGAAAATACATGGATCCGTCCTCAAACGACCCGCCCGACACTCTAGTCATCCAAATGTCAGAACCCATCATCGGCGGTAACAGCGAGAACGCCTGGGAGAGCCTGTTCCGCTACTCGGCCTCCTGCAAGGATTCCAATTCGGAGGCTCTTGTCACGAGCCTGCCTCCGACCGTCAACGAAGACATGACGCAATGGACGTTCGTTCTCGACAGGCACATCCTCAAGACCGGATTCTGCCTGTCTACCGACCCGGAAGCCGACTACATAGACTTGGCCGGCAACGCCCTCGGTCGCGGCGGCGTCAACATCAACGGTACGGACGGAGTCATTTACCTGACCGAAGTCATGCCGTTGCAACCGGTCAGCGGCATCGGGCCCCGTCCCAACTGGATTTCCCCGGATGGTTCCAGATGGGAAGAGCTGCCGGACACGCTTTCCGCCATCGGCGTAAGGGCAGTGCTCCCCTACACCGCAGACATCTACATCTTCGATGCAATATCCGTATTCGTAAACAACTTCGAGCAGAAATTCGGCTACGACGGCGAAATGAACGACCCGAGACGCGACGGCCCCGACGGGCAATCCAAATTGGGATTCCTGTACTGGGACGAACACTCGAAAAACGGGCGCAAGGCCGGTACCGGAGTTTACATCTGGAAGATATTCTTCACGTTCGAGGACGGCCACAAAGAGACAATTACCGTCAAGACCGGCATCATGCGGAAACAGGGCAAATAA